The DNA sequence CAGGCAGAAGGCAAGATCCGCATTGCCGAACAGTTCGGTATCGTCTACCTGCTACTTAACGTGGTGCGGGACCAGCACCTGATTGAAAAGCACGGCAAGGCGCAGGGCATCGACATCGAAGTCGACTGGGCCCAGCTATCCGGTGGTTCGGCCATCAATGACGCTTTGCTGTCCGGCTCGGTGGATATCGCCGGCGCTGGCGTCGGCCCGTTGCTGACGGTTTGGGACCGTACCCAGGGCCGGCAGAACGTCAAGGCTGTGGCCTCGCTGGGCAACTTCCCGTATTACCTGGTCAGCAGCAACCCCAACGTCAAGACCATCGCCGACATCTCCGACAAGGACCGCATCGCCGTGCCGGCGGTAGGCGTTTCGGTGCAGTCGCGCTTCCTGCAGTACGCTGCCGCCCAGCAATGGGGTGACAAGCAATACGACCGCCTCGACAAGTACACCCTGGCCGTGCCGCACCCGGATGCCACTGCCGCGCTGCTGGCCGGCGGCACCGAGCTCAACGGGCATTTCTCCAACCCGCCGTTCCAGG is a window from the Pseudomonas anuradhapurensis genome containing:
- a CDS encoding ABC transporter substrate-binding protein; this translates as MRKSISRLAASIGLGASLVVGSLAAPAAAQAEGKIRIAEQFGIVYLLLNVVRDQHLIEKHGKAQGIDIEVDWAQLSGGSAINDALLSGSVDIAGAGVGPLLTVWDRTQGRQNVKAVASLGNFPYYLVSSNPNVKTIADISDKDRIAVPAVGVSVQSRFLQYAAAQQWGDKQYDRLDKYTLAVPHPDATAALLAGGTELNGHFSNPPFQDQVLANKAVHVVLNSYDLLGPNSPTLLFATEKFRKDNPKTYKAFVDALAEAADFAQNDKAAAADTYIRVTKAKIDRDTLIKLIDNPQYEFTITPKNTYKLADFLYRVGAIKHKPESWKDYFFQDERPLQGS